gtacacagtgaagacggtGAAGCATGTTGGTACAAGCATCATGATATGGGGATGTTTCTCGTACTATGGTGTTGGTCCTATTTATTGCATACCAGGGATCATGGATCAGTTTGATTACATCAGAATATTGGAATAAGTGATGTTGCCGTATGCTGAGGAGGAAATGCCCTTGAAATGGGTGTttcaacaagacaatgaccccaaacacaccagcaagcgAGCAAAATGGTTCCAgacaaacaaaattcaagtaaTGGTGTGGCGAGCACAATCCCCAGACCTTCATCCCATAGAAAACTTGTGGGCTGccataaaaaaatgctgttcaTGAGGCAAAACCAAGAAATGCTGAGGAATTGTGGAACGGAGTACAATTGTCCTGGACTGCAATACCTGTTGACCGGGGTCAGAAGTTGGTAGACTCCATGCAGCACAGATGTGAAGCAGTTATCAGAAACCGTGGTTATGCAACTAAATATTAGTTTATGATTCTCAGGAAAGTTGAATATTCACACATTTCTTAGTTTATACAGTACAATTTTGAGTTTGTACATAAAGATGTCAACACCGCTATTTTTTAAAGATGTCAACACcgctatttttttaaacatatttcttGACTTTCTGTAAAATATCATCAAATTCAATTACTTTTCCTATTTTTTggctttgaataaaatgtgcaGTGTCCCCAATGCATTTGTGTGagaattataattaatttagaataaaaTTTAAACCTTTTTCAACACACTGCTATTATTATGAGCATAACTGTAGATATTCATTGTATTTTGGGTGTATgcagatttttaaaatgatgtacACATCATGACACAGGGTGGGCCATAACTTTCcatacatagaaaaaaaaatagtcattcaCGTTGTACAACCATTTTCCTTcattttaagtagagctacaacaTGCAAAATCAAGAAGGGTGGTtgtgacaaaaaacactttGAACAAGTCATTTATTGAAGGCaacaattaaactgaaataggctgtttatccGCTGATCAAAAGTTAAGACCATCGCTCAAACAATTACTATTAAAATTGTCCAAACCATAACAAAAGTCTCAGTAGCTCCACTgttcttgttaatcacttcaaaaattggtttgtgcatgcttgatgcaagtgtttccaggaggctattgggaacattgctccaagtggtgtgaagatggcttcacgaagggcatcaactgtctgggactgatggccatttttataaacctcccttgccatccatccccaaatgttgtctctgggatttaaatcaggggaacatgTCCTCTGTAACATCTGCCCGTAACGAGCCTACTGTTTGATGACtctgcaccacctgaagctccgGTGTTCACTGAATggaaaagcaccccagatcaagatgcaccccccccccccccccccccccccccccccccccccccccactgtggCATGTAGAagacatctcaggtgggatttCCTTGTCATgccgttggaagccatctggaccgtcAAGGTTCCGTTTGTTCTCATCAGATGGACAGCCAATTGGATCCACCGGCTCAATGCAAGTGTCATTTATTGGGTCTACCATTTGACTTTTGTTTCgacctttccaaaaatgtataataagtgTCTTCCTGCGTCCAaactcagcagcaatggcacgcTGTGAGTGAGGCCTTGCTCATGCAGCTCGGTGATCCGACCACATTCAAGAACAGAAATCTGTGTGAATGCCTAAcagaaaattagaatttttagcagattttggcttttatagcctgtggtcttaaacttttcatCAGGTGAAAAAACCCATTTCAGTTTATGGTGgcctgcagcttttttttactggcctcagcacattgtagaaaaaaacagcaaatttacaaaattaataaatacagagAAATACTAAAGTGGCTCCCCACATCCTTCGAGTTTCACTATGCTGTGTGGCCGtcagtggaaaaggtttggacattCCTGCCCTATACTGAGTGTGTGTTGTCATTTGTGACTATCATTGACTGAAAGTGTGTTTGCAGGTGCGGTTGGATACATGGGAACAAGTGCCTTTGTGAGGAAGATCTACACAAATGTGAAAATAGACTAAAGCGGCACCAAAACGGTGCAGCGTCATGATCATGGAATTGCTGGCGTGTATCCTGGAAGACGGGCCAGCACACGACATtcttagggtttttttttcttgcaaagaTTGCGAGAATCTCACTTTGTACAATGTAGTTTTCCATTTTCTGAATGAATTCCAACTCTGCAGCACCAAAGTGAACAGACGCAAAAgttctgtttttattaataGCCGCTTTCACATAAAGGAACGTTGGGGGCAAATGTATAAGGCTTACATGGCTTCTCTTCCAACCCAGTCCCACCTGAGACCAGACGACATACATgtttgtggatggatggatagtgcaGCTCTCTTCAGTGAAGAGGCCTAAGTATGTTTGTTCTATTGTGTCAGAATACTGGGGAGTTGGCTTGAGTTTGACTTGATTTCTATTTTATATCTTTGAAGTCAGCTCACAGTAACGTTAGTACAGAGTGCAGTACTTTGTTCCCATTTATTTCCACTGCAAATAAAGTATGTAACTTGAGTCAATCCCCCACTTTGGCGGTTCAAAATTTTCTCGTTAAAGTAGCGATCCATCTAGTTAAAATTAAGTCCTGCTGTACTGTGCAGTCCAGAACCAGGACCAGATCGGCAGACTTTTAAATGGACATTTGATGTGATCCTATTTACCTGGGTTTAGTCTTGTTTTCTTAATGTTTGGGTTTGAATGAAGTCTACATGTAAAGATAATATATGTATTGGGGGTGTGTATATAACCTTAAATGTACCTTTAGCTGTAGATcccaaatgtattttcgttGTACAGATTTACTACagggtgtatttttttttaatgataatgaatcagctaaaaaaaacaaaaggtatgTTTTGTTTGGTGCTTGTGGCGGGGCTGGTGGCACGGTCTCATCTTGCCTGAAATTGCATGACGTTTTCACCGAACCATCAACTAATCAAGTTCATTGGCTGGGGGCATCAGGCTCACAATGTAAGGATACATTGTGGAGGCTGGCTGGCCTGCTCAGACTCTCCTATTGATTTGTATTTTATCCCCTattgatttgtattttatttaaagctTTAAAAAAGACTCAACATCTTGTAAGCCATTTCCCTCACTATGTTGCAAATGTGCAACGTCCTGTGTGAATTTCTGAACAGACATATTGTACAAAGATCAAGAACACTTGACTAGATGTTTTCGTAACCACACACGACAAGAGTCTTTCTAAGTCGTTATTTCCCTCCCAGATtatatgtaaatacagtacCTTCTCCACTTGTCCTGCCTTTTCATTAATAGTTCTTCCCCAATGAAGTTGATTTTGGCACCTCATGTTGTGTACCAATGAATCTGCATATTAACTTGTTGTAAAAAGAGGAAATAAACATGTACAGGGCTTGGTGTGTGAGCTTAAGCCTTTTGTCTTAGTACATAAAACAGACCAATAGGTGTAGCTCATTAACACTATTtccatttatgttttatttacctGTTTTCGTGCATCAAATTAAATGAACTTTCAATCTATGGATTTATAGTGCTTTCCAATCAGTTAACTTTGTCAAAGTACTCTTTAGATCCTTCAGGGGTTGGCTTGATCTGAAAAGCAGAGCAgaaatattgactttttcaATTCAGGGTGTCTCAGCGGGATTAGTTTACACAGATGGACTGCAATACTGTCCACTCACTGTTGGTGACTTGGGCGTCCAGCTGGCTGGACACACCTCGCCGTGGGTTTCCACGAACTGGAAAGCTTTCACAAGACGAAGTGTCTCTTCAACACTACGACCCACTGGCAGGTCGTTGACACTCATGTGCTTCACTATACCGTTTGGATCGATTATAAACAGGCCCCTGAAAGAAAGTTAGACATACTCAAATGGTGGAGGATTTCATGAcatgaatgtaaatgtaactAACTGGAAAACTAGTTTTAAGGTTTGTGTTCACCCCCACTCATGTGTTATGCGaatattcatatactgtatactagtccttcggaaaaaaacagcatattgtGATAAAGTTCATTCTTTTCTGTAATATACTGATAAACATTAGACTTTCATATATTTTAGATTCATTACACACAATTGAAGTAGTTCAagccttttattgttttaatattgatgattttggcaaaaaagtaaagaaaaacaaatagcaTATTCCATCTGACCAAtaaaagaaaagtgtttttCATACAAAGAAAGTCAACCTTCGAATAATTATGTTCAGTTATGCACTCAATACTTGGTCAGGAATCCTCTTTCAGAAATGATCAATACGGCGTGGCATGGAGGCAATCACCCTGTGGCGCTGCTGAGGTGTTATGGAGGCCCAGGATGCTTCAATAGCAGCCTTAAAGCTCATCCACAGTGTTGGGTCTAGTGACTCTCTCTGCACAATATCCCACAGATTCTCTATGGGGTTCAGGTCAGGGGAGTTGGCAGGCCAATTGAGCACAGTAATACCATAGTCAGTAAACCTGTGGTTTTGGCACTGTGAGCAGGTGCCAGGGTCgtgctgaaaaatgaaatctTCATTTCCATAAAGCTTTTCAGCAGATGAAAGCATGAAGTGCTCCAAAATCTCCTGATAGCTGGTTGCCTTGACCCTGCCCTTGATAAAACACAgtggaccaccaccaccagccgACATGGCACCCCACCATCACTGGACTTCAGGCATTTAGGCATTTCCTTCTCCCCAGTCTTCCTCCAGACTCCGGCACCTTGATTTCCGAATGACATGCAAAATGTGCTCACATCCGAAAAAAGTACTTTGGACCACTGAGCAACAGTCCAGTGCTGCTTCTCTGTAGCCCAGGTCAGGCACTTTTGCCGATGTTTCTGGTTCAAAAGTGGCTTGACCTGGGGAATGGGGCACCTGTAGCCCATTTCCTGCTCACGCCTGTGCACGGTGTCCCGGGATGTTTCTACCCCAGACTTAGTCCACTGCCTCCGCTGGTCCCCCAAGGTCTGGAATCGGCCCTTCTCCACAATCTTTCTCAGGGTCCGGTCACCTCTTCTGGTTGTGTAGCGTTTTCTGCCACACTTTCTCCTCCCAACAGACACACTGAGGTGCCTCGATACAGCACTCTGGGAACAGCCTATTTGCTCAGAAATTCTTTCTGTGTCTTAACCTCTTGCTTGAGGGTGTCAATGATGGCCTTCTGGACAGCAGTCAGGTCGGCAGTCCTACAATCCTACTCATGATTGCTGTTTTGCGTAATGAACCAGGCTGAGAGGTTTTAAAAGCCTCAGAAATCTTTTGCAGGTGTTTAGAGTTAATTAGTTGATTTAGATGATTAGGTTAGTAGCTCATTTAAAGTACCTTTTCATgatatgcacattttttgagATCAGTATTAgtatgtttttctttacttttttgccACAATCATCAACATTAAAACAATAACTACTTGAACTACTTCGGTTGTGTGTAATGAATCTAAAATATATGAAAGTCTAATGTTTACAgtacattacagaaaataatgaactttatcacaatatacattttttttgagaAGGACTAGCATGTATAAAATCCCATCTATTTTGACAAGTGCAGCGTTAGTGTTCAGTCATGCcttgtttattgttttatcatggttaattggttccagaccctactgtgataagtgaattaagGCAAAGTATGAGTTATTTTCTTAGAGCAGAGAACACCTGTTTATGGCCCAAAtagtgtttttaacattagccctctagacatgaaatagcatccctatagtcatctttacacattttccccaaaatagtagatgtaataacagaaaataagccacgtaagacataaataagatcaTTTAGACTCACACGTGAGCATTGGGAGAGTTGCTTGTTACTTCCTGCTGTGgttattgtctcatcagtgtaccAGTGTTACCTGGTGACCAGTGCAGAAAACTTGCAAGTCACGACACGTACTTGATTGAGTCTTCTGACTACCTTATAATTATATGTTTgttaatttagcattttttatgatttgaaAGACCTCTTATAAGCCAcattcaaccataaaacagtccaatttataatataatttacaaaaatCATGAGAGTAACACCGCAAAATTTGAAGTGATGACTTCCtatgtaaaaagtggataaagtccACAATGAGGAGCCATGCAGTGGACAAACCCAGCTCATTTTAGCATTACAGTAACAGACAAGAAATTATATAGTGCCAGTAGTGCTTACTAAACGGTAGTGGTGTGGAAGCCGGGGCTTCAAAACGTGTGTCGAGTAATCGAGTGGGCACTTCCGTGAAGCGTGTACCGAGGCTTGATTCACTGGGGGGAGGGGCCGCAATTGATGACGTCCGAAGCCTCGCTGCCCGGCTGTACCACGTGACGGATTCGGGAAAAGGTTCAGAATTGGCAGTGATGTCTGCCTGTCACTCAGCGATATAAACCCCACAGGCTTGGACATTAAAATGTGGGGTTTTGTAGTGAGAGTCAGCCAGTTGGGCATGTGGATAGTGTTTGTCGATGGTTTGGAGGGTTTGGTTAGTACGTTAGTTTGGAGTTCAGAGAGAGAAGATATGGAGCCAGCTAAAAGAGGAAAATTTCTCCTGTGTGggaacattttgacttgatcaGTCCGAATAAGTAAGCCAAATCCAACACTATTAAGAGATTGTATGATTGCATTTCAAATCCTGTATTTTCactgtttgtcattgttattgagAGGTGAAGTGCTTATTGTGTTTTAAGGAGTTGGGGTACAACAACTCATCCATGTTCAAGTGCCTTTCACGAACataaagatgaaactggaccttCACTCATCCACAGTAAGGTTAACAGTACtacattacaatattaatatattagtaTTACTAACACAACTTAAGTTCATTGTGCAAATGAAAGATCACACGTTTTTATCAGCCACAAGAAAACAAGAGGATAAGGCCCTTGTTGACATGGATGTCAAAGATACACAACCCTAAAGCATAGTGGAGCTGTTGTATCAAAAAAGAGGAATTGCATCAAaccaaaaattattattgaataaaaatcaattaaatctCCCATATTCTGTCCAAGTTACACGAGCATACATCTTTCTAGTTACACAAGCACTTTCCCTGAACCCATGCCAGCTAgccatgatgaagctagccatatcacatgatacatggcatttatggacaagaaaacattcagtattttatatatactctatattttatcttgtactttgtagattaatcgtttggctattcatttttttgtagtacataatcatttccaagagccaaaacagatcagcattcaatgcatcacacatgaagatacagccacctgtaattgtatccaaggccagcaggtggttttgtgtgcacatgaagcttcaagaaatgaatccattctcgagccagttgactgaaatggttcaaagcctcatggggcttcatctcGCCGTCACTACTAAACGGTCTAAATTGCAGCCTTCAGCACTAGATTTTGGGCAACACATGTTCGTGCACACCACAGTGGGACCTCTGAGATGCATGTATTGCTGGAAAATAGACTTTGAATGTATAGCTTTAGTTTAAATTTAAACATCGCACAGTGAAAGTGCTGCTGAAAATGTGTCTTTCGCACCTTAGGGCTATGCCTGGGCCCTCCAGCAGCACACCATAGTCTCTCGAAATCTGCTTGTTGAGGTCAGACAGCAGAGGAATGTGAATGTTGCCCAAGCCTCCAGCCTgccagaccaaaaaaaaatcaatacaacagACCACAATGCAGGCACATTTGATGCAACATTTATTTACTGAAATGTTCCAGCTGATTGATGAATTGTGCATCCCAAAGAAGTATACCTTGCGAGCGATGTTGGTCCATGCCAGGTGTGTGAAGTGTGAGTCTACAGACGCACCCACTACCTCACAGTTGATGTCATGGAACTCACTGGCCTTGTCGCTGAAGGAAATGATCTCAGTAGGGCACACAAAGGTGCTGCAATAGAAAACAAGTCCTATGAGAAACTTACATCTGTAGTGAACTATTTATagaaatctaatctaatataagGAACCTCTGGGGTCAAACTAATTGTTCAGATAGGTTGGTTGACCTCCGATTTGtgtggttttccaaaaatattttggcagctttgtgttgtagGTCACTGTTTCTCAATCTTTTTGTCAAGTACTCCTTTAATCATATGTGTAGACAATTGACCAAAAGTATGTAACACAACTGAATCACTGATGTCAGTGGCaaagaatattaatattagtgtgattaatgtcaacattaccattttttcatcatcttgtgtttttttgtagttttcttctttaattgtatatgtattataatacaTAATGGCATAGAagatttgtcatatttttagtGGGTATGTTGGCACTCACAAATCCAGTGGGTAGAAGAAGAGGACTAAGTATTTCCCCTTGAAATCAGCGAGGCTCATCTCCTTGAAGTCCCCATTGTAGACCGCTGTTGCTTTGAAAGTTGGAGCAGGTTGGGTGACAGCAGCGATCCACCTGCAAGAGCCTGACAGGACCAAGCATCAGAAACCACACTCTACCTTTGTTTGTGCAACattggttttcattcatttatttaggaTAAAGTTTTGCAtaaccacaaatagattgcagtcttGTGGGAAGTGACTATATTTCAAGTTTGCTCTAATAAGCACCATTGATGACATTCCTCCAATAATGAAACTAAGGCTATTCAGACAGCTTGTGTCAACTTTAGTACATACTGCTTGAGAAGCAGGCCCGCTGGGTTGCAGGAGTAGATATAATGCGTCCAGCTGCAGACCCTCCATTTTGGCAGGCTGCCGCAGCTCTTGCCTGGAGGATAatatgaaaacattaaaaaatgaaattagcagaaaatagaaaaacaaaaacatgtatatttcatacatttacaCTCTTACAAAAGACAACagtcatttttttccttctcctaACACAGTGAGCCGAATTGATGCCAGACATCTCAATTGGGTCACATCTGACCACATCGCACGTTTTGTATATTATTTCGGTTTCATAAGGTGGGAAACTTACTAACACTAACAGGGTATGAGAGCGACACCTGAGCCAGTAACAAAAATGAACTCCAGTCCACTTTAATGCGGACCTGAGTTTGCTCACCCGAGTTCACCGGACGCTCAAGGTGCGTCACGCAGCGTGCCTTTCACAACGTTCGACATATTTGCCAATAATAGACCTGCCAATAAGGTTCGCCAATACATAACACTGTTGTGTTATGATAACACACTGGAAACGAATTAAAACGTTGTGTAAAGTTGTGACTCACAGACGTCCTGAGGAGTCTTCCAATGGTGGCTGCCATTTTGGATGATGTCAGAGAAGGTTGGTTGAAGCGCATTCATACGTCATATAATACTGCAACACGCCTCAAATTATACTTTAATACTTTAATTTGTGCGATAATATAATTGCGCGATTTGGATTTATGTGTATTAGTCAAATGAACCACAGTACAAAAGGTCAAGTAATATAAAAAAGGACAAATTAAAGCTGTCTTCAGGTTCTCAGTGATGACTACATATTGTGTAAGTTGTGTAAAATGAAGCTGCAATATAGCTTCCATCCTGGttgaaatatattgtatataaaatgcatttgtgtatattttgatgttatttgtaaaatcaaagGTATACCTGCAGTATAATCTCTTCGCTAACTTCGAAGCTTTGGAGTTTTATACTTTCCGATTGTCCCTGAACAAATCCCTGAACACGTGACTGAACACGGAAGTTATTTCAAAACGACCTCAAAAACATGACAGAAGTACATAATCACCAAATGAACTGTAGTCATTTTAACTACTATTTGAGTTGAATTggcattattgtattattacgATGGATGTCAACCTGTTGTACTGGAAAAGCCACGGACAGGTGATGAAAGCATGTaattgttgaaattattttttttcctcagataGATTATTTCTATTGGTGGTAAAcgttgtatgtatattttttcagcCTTTGTTTAGTCGTCTGAAGATCTGGGTGAATCTTCTGGATCCATCCTCCTTGGGCGCATCAGAGATGAGCATGCTCCATCGTGAGCAGGACAGTACTGTATCTGCAGTGATTGATTGGTATTGAATCAATGATCCTGCTCCCATCAGGCTGAAATACAAAAAGCCCGCACCCTTCTTGGAAGTGGGGAGAAGGTCGACAAAAAGATTAGCTATGCTCACCACTTTTTTGCGCACTCACTGCAACAAGTGTATTGTTCTGTTTGCCCTGCTTCTTCCTGTAGGATGACTATGAATGGAACATCACTCTTGTAAGTACTTTAATACAAAAGTTGCTAGTCCGTATTAGCTGATAAATACTACATAGAGAAAACAATACACCCAATATTTACCTTTGTGATGCTTTATTAATTGAACTAATGACATTTGTACACCATATGTTCAATGtgtttaaacacacatttttatttgatttaaattgAATATATGTGTTTtctaaaagttattttttattatgggtCTGTGTTTACAGTCGTCTGTCCATGCAGATTCTGGTTCAGCACTTCCACTGGTTTTCCGCCCTCCAGGTACATTAATGTGATCATTTTTGGTAGATATTAGACTCTGAGCAATTGTGGACACATTAGTCGACTTGAGTAGCTAGCGTATGTAAGCAAATATACAGTTACCTGGTCAAGAATTAATGCACCACCACAATGAATTTGAAGTGTAGACTTtaatcaaaaatatttcatatgaaTATAGCAATCATTGGACCGAGAAAATCAAAGTCAACCTAAAAACGTAATGGAGAATGTGAAAAATCCAAAGCATACCACATCACATGTGTCAAACATGACGGAGGCAGTGTTATGGCATGGACATGTATGCCTGCTAATGAAACAATAACCAGTGGTTAATGATGATGTGACTACAGCAGTCCCTCACCACTTTGGGCTTTGAATTTTGCGACCTCACTTTATCACggttttcacaaaaataaatcatgctgttttgtggttgaatacggcctattgctagtttaaaaaaaaaaagcatatttaagcagattttacatattttgtgcctaaattaagcattttgaagcataaaattatatattacattaaattataattacttGAACTAATGGCTCCTACAATGTTaattgcatttagaaggttaacaggttttgtatgctccaactacaaaatattattaatattagccGAGCTCTCCAACAAACTGTGCGCGTATTCCACCAAGAGGGGGTGGGAGGACCAGGCGAAAGGGGCAGACGCAATGCAGGGCtgcctccaggtcctggttgGCCCGCGGGAAATATCCAGAGGAGAGGCTCACTAGCCCCTAGCGCCTTACAAAACCACCTCCACTCCTCTGATCGGGGCTACCACAGTAGAGGCAGAGTTCGAGTGCATTGGTACCTCCCCTGAGTTGACAGCCGGATCGGCGTGAGCAATGTCCGTGTCCACCCCTCCCCGGGTGAATGTAGCAACAGCTTGGCTCCTCTTGTCCTCCGTGTGTTCACGGTCATGTTCCCTCAGCCGGTTGTCAAAGCCTGATGGCGAGGTCTATGAGGCTGTCTAGTAATGACGTCTCCTCACGCACCGTGAGCTCATCTCTGACGAGTGCTGAAGGCTTTGCGAAAAATGCCACAGGGGGCTACTTCGTACGTCGTATCCACAACCAGCTATGGATCGTCCCTTCTGCTTGAGGTCGTGCAaacaacttcctgctttcctcccCCGGATGGTGTGGTCAAAAACCTTCTTCTCTCACTCAAAAATAGCGACAAATTAGAGCGAATGGCTGGCTTGGACTTGCTTATGGCGAGAGCCCAGGCGCCGGCTGGGTCTGACAGGAGACAAATTTGTGGCTGATTCAGAGGAGTACGTGGAGGGCTGTTGATCAAACACCAGGGAGCATTGGTGCAAAAATTGCTCACAGGAACTAGACTCACCCTGAAAGCGTGAGGGGGGTGGTATGT
The window above is part of the Doryrhamphus excisus isolate RoL2022-K1 chromosome 20, RoL_Dexc_1.0, whole genome shotgun sequence genome. Proteins encoded here:
- the prdx3 gene encoding thioredoxin-dependent peroxide reductase, mitochondrial — its product is MRFNQPSLTSSKMAATIGRLLRTSARAAAACQNGGSAAGRIISTPATQRACFSSSSCRWIAAVTQPAPTFKATAVYNGDFKEMSLADFKGKYLVLFFYPLDFTFVCPTEIISFSDKASEFHDINCEVVGASVDSHFTHLAWTNIARKAGGLGNIHIPLLSDLNKQISRDYGVLLEGPGIALRGLFIIDPNGIVKHMSVNDLPVGRSVEETLRLVKAFQFVETHGEVCPASWTPKSPTIKPTPEGSKEYFDKVN